GCTGAAGTCGGCCGCGGCGAACGCGGCAGTGGTGAACTACTCGGAAGTGGACCCGTGGAAGCGGTCGCCGGCACAGGCGACCAAGACGCTGCTGTCGATCGATCGAATGCGAGGGGAACTGCCGCCGAGTGAGGAGTCAAAGGTTGTGCTCGAGTGCCTCAACACGGGACTGACGAAGGGCTATCTGGCGGCGCTGGCGGCGGAACGCAAGCACCTTGTGCGACTCCGGCACACGCCGAAAGCCAAGCAGGCGCTGGCGGCGTTCTTTGCCCGGGGGAAATAGTGCCGCGGGACGCATGGGTGAGCCGGCGATACCCCCGCGTCCGGACCTCGGTGGAAGACCGAAGATTGGCAATCGCTAGCACTTTCCGTGCCCACAAAGCGCGGAAAGAATGGGATGGAACGGTTTCATCGCCCCCGACCCGGATTCTGGCCTCACGCTAATTCACCCCGCCCCTTTCCCAAGCACCCACGGAGCAGTTTCATGGCCGACCTGAAATCGATGAAGATGTCCGACAAGGACCGCAAACTCATCGAGGACGCGGAGGCATTGCTGGGGCCGGAACCGACGAAGATGGGCTTCGTCAAAAACATGTTCTGGGGTAATCTGAGGACCGATCTCGTCTTTCCGTACCCGATTCCGGAAGCGAAAGAGACCGCCGCGTGCGATCAGTTGCTCGCTCGGCTCGATGACTACCTGCACAATGAACACCCCGCGATTCAGATCGATCAGGAGCAGGAAATCCCGCGCTGGGTGATCGATCGGCTCTTCGAACTCGGCGTGATGGGCATGACCATCCCGAAAGAGTTCGGCGGGCTCGGGCTTGGGATTACGAGCTATAACCGCGTTCTCGAGCGCATCGGGTATTCGTGCGGCAGCACGGCGGTGCTCGTTTCGGCGCACCAGTCGATCGGTTGCAAGGCGGTGATGCTGTTCGGAAACGACGAGCAGAAGAAGCGCTGGCTGCCTCACCTGGCGAAAGATTGGGTGAGCGCTTTTTGCTTGAGCGAACCGAACGTCGGGTGTGATGCCGGCGGACAGGAAACGCGCTGCGAGAAGACGCCCGACGGCGAGTTCTATGTCTTGAACGGTGAGAAAAAGTGGGCCACGAGCGGCGCGATCAGCGGGCTGTTCACGGTGATGGCCAAGCAGAAGATCATCAATCCCAAGACGGGGAAAGAAGAAGAGAAGGTTTCGGCGCTGGTGTGCCACCCGGACATGCCCGGCGTCGAGATCTATCAGAAGAACCGGAGCAAGTGCGGCATCCGCGGCACGTGGCAGGCGCGCATCCGCTTCCACAACGTCCGCGTGCCCAAGGCAAACCTGCTCGGGCAGGAAGGGCGCGGGCTCAACATCGCGCTCACATGCCTCAACTACGGCCGCTGCACGCTGAGCGCGGGAATGATCGGCGGCGCGCGCAAGGTGCGCGATCAGGCGACCAAGTGGAGCCGCACGCGCTATCAGTTCCAGCGCCCGCTCTCGGATTTCGAGCTCGTGCAGCAGAAGCTGGCGCGCATGGCGGCGTACGACTATGCGATGGACTCGGTGCTCTACATGACCACCGGGATGCTTGACCGCCACGACGAAGACATCATGCTCGAGACCGCGATCTGCAAGGTCTTCTGCTCGGAAATGGGTTGGCGTGTGGTCAACGACGGCGTTCAGATCATGGGCGGCGAGAGCTACATGACCGAGAACGAGGTCGAGCGCGTCTTCCGCGACTCGCGCATCAACCTCATCGTCGAGGGCGCGAACGAGGTGATGCAGTCGTTCATCTTCGCGTACGGCGGCAAGCAGCTCGCGGAGAGCATGCTCACCGTCAAGAACGCGCTCGGCTGGAGCAGAGACGAGGGATTCGGCGCGAACATCGGGCGCATCCTGAAGAACTCGACCAACTTCAAGCTCATCCGCGCCGCCGTCCCGCTGGGCATCGAAATCTTCCTTGGCATCCGGCGCGGGCTGCCGACAGCCCCGCGCGTGCACGAATCGCTCCGCACGCAGGCGCAGCGCCTCGCGTGGCTCATCCGCGAGCACAGCCATCAGTTCAAACGCGCAAGCAAGAAGTATGAGGAAGCAATCATCACGCGCCAGTGCGTGCAGGCACGCCTCGCGGACAACGCGATGTGGCTGCACGGTTTCGCGTGCACGCTCAGCAAGCTCGATCAGGATCTGCGGCGCGGCGGCGACGGCGCGGAGTTCGAGCGCGATCGTGCCGCGGCGCTCCACTTCTTCGATCTCGCGGAAACGTTCTTCTACGCGAACATCCGCGAGCTTTCCGAGAACGCGGACGACACGATGCTCAAGGCGGCCGCCGCGGCGATCAAGCACAGCGACGCGATGCCCAACAACGAGTTCTCGATTCCGGAGAAGTCGCCTGTGGCGAAAGGAACGGGGCGCGCGCTCAAGCAGGACGGGATCAAGCAATTCCCCGGGACGCCGACCGTCGGCGGGCCCGTCGAGGGCATGCACGCCGGTTCGCGATGATGAAATGCACGCAGAAAAAGCCGCCGAACGAGGCGGCTTTTTTCTTGGGGAACTCAGGCTTTCAAGAGCGAAAAACCGCGCCAACGTCTATTCTTGAAGATTCAGGAATTTGGGCCTGGGGACGGAGAAAAGCATGCCCCGAAAATCCGTGTACAAAGCCGAGATCGAGTACCTGCAGGTCATGGACGAGCACGGCGTGATCGACGCGGCACAGTCGCGCAACACGCTGAGCGACGAAGAGATTCTGGAACTCTTCAAGTTCATGCAGCAGTGCCGCCAGCTCGACGAGATCGCCTTCAAGCTCCAGCGCTCGGGGCGCATGGGCACGTACCCGCAGAACAAGGGACAGGAAGCCGCGGCGATCGGCACCGCATATGCCGCGAAGAAGGGACAGGATTTCCTCGTGCCGTGCTACCGCGAGAACGCCGCGCTCTTCATGCACGGGCTTCCGATGCACTACGTCCTGCTCCACTGGATGGGCGATGAACGCGGCAATCAGATTCCCGAAGGCGTCCAGCAGCTGCCGTTGTGCATCCCGATCGGCACGCAGATGCTCCACGCAACCGGCATCGCGTGGGCGTTCAAGATGCGGAAAGAGCAGAAGGTTGCCCTGACCTATTTCGGCGACGGCGCGACGAGCGAAGGCGACTTCCACGAGGCGATGAATTTCGCGAGCGTGTACCAGGTGCCGCTGGTCTTCATCTGCCAGAACAATCAGTGGGCGATTTCCGTGCCCCGCGAAACGCAGATGCGGTCGAAGACGGTGGCGCAGAAGGCGCTCGCGTACGACATGCCGACGTATCAGGTCGATGGGAACGACCTGCTTGGCGTGTACAAGATCGCCAAGGAATGCATCGACCGCGCCCGCGGCGGCGGCGGCCCATCCTTCATCGAGGCGGTCACCTATCGGCTCGCGGATCACACAACCGCCGACGATGCGCGGCGCTATCGCGATCCGAAGGAAGTGGATGCGTGGCTCGGGCGCGATCCGCTGATCCGCCTGCGGAAATATCTCGAGACCAAGGACCTGTGGGACGAGACAAAGCAGAAGGCGGCGGAAGAACGCAACAAGGCGATCGTCGCGGAAGTCGTGAAGACGGCGGAAGGAATCGAGAAGCCGTCGTTCGATGACATCTTCGACTTCACGTTCGCGGCGCTCAACCCGGAACTCGAGAAGCAGAAGCGCACCGCGCGGACGAGCAGCCTGGGGCAGGATCCGAGTCAGGTGGGGCTTGCCGCCGGTGAACCGATCCATTCATGAACAGGAAGAGGCATGACACTCGACGGCATCCGTGATTACCGAGACCGAGTCCCATTCGAGCCGTTCGTCATTTCGATGGTGGATGGTCGCCAATTCCATGTTCCGCACCGCGACTTCATTCTCGTTCCCCCCGCGAGGAGTTCCTGGGTGGTCGTTGCTCTGCAAGATGGTCGCACGGTTCATGTCAACACCGCGTTGATCAGCACAATTCAACTGGCAAAGAAATCGAATCGACGCCGCAAGGCGGGTTGAGGTCGTCTGCTCGCAAAGAATCTCCAACTTCACGAACCGAGAGAGTGAGCCCGCATGCCCCGTACCGACGTAATGAAACAAAAAGGCCTGACCCTCGTCGACGCCATCAACGAGGCTTTGGAGCAGGAAATGCACCGCGACTCGCGCGTCGTCCTGCTCGGCGAAGATGTCGGCGCCAACGGAGGCGTCTTCCGCGTCACCGAGGGTTTGCAGAAAATCTTCGGCAAGGACCGCGTGATCGATACGCCGCTCGCCGAGTCCGGCATCATGGGCACGGCGATCGGCCTTGCGATGGCCGGCATGCGCCCGATCCCCGAGATCCAGTTCGATGGCTTTCTCGGCCCGGCGTACGACCAGTTGACCAACCACGCCGCGCGCTACCGCACACGCACCCGCGGCGCGATCACCATCCCGCTCACCGTCCGCGTCCCCGTCGGAGGCGGCATCCACGCCCCCGAACTCCACAGCGATTCGCCCGAAGCGATCTACGCGCACACGCCCGGTCTCAAGGTCGTCATGCCCTGCACGCCCGTCGATGCGAAGGGCCTGCTCACTTCCGCGATCCGTGACCCCGACCCCGTCGTCTTCTTCGAGCCCAAGCGCGTCTATCGCTCCTTCCGCGAGGAAGTGCCCGAAGAGGAATACACCATCCCGATCGGCCAGGCCAAAGTGGTTTCCGAAGGCACCGATCTCACGGTCATCACCTGGGGCGCGAGCGTCTTCGAGTGTCTCGCGGCAATCGACAAACTCCCCGAAGATGTCTCGGTCGAACTCATCGACCTCCGCACGATCTATCCGATCGATCTCGACACCATCGTGCAGAGCGTCCAGAAAACCGGCCGCTGCGTGATCGTGCACGAAGCGCCCAAGACCAGCGGCTTCGGCGCCGAGATCTCGAGCCTCATCCAGGAACACTGCTTCCTGAATCTGAAGGCCCCCGTCCAGCGCGTCGCCGGCTTCGACACCGTCATGCCGTACTACAAGCTCGAACTCGACTACCTGCCCGATTCCAAGCGGATCGCCGAGAGCGTGACACAGACGCTGGCGTACTGAAAATTGCCAAAGGGCCAAAGTTTCAAAGGGCCAAATTTCGGAAGGAGAGTCCTTGGGTCGATTGCGTCCAGAGTTCCTCAGTCGCGCGAAGAAGTTCAGCCATCGCGTGGTTGACGTCGCCGAAGCTCTGGAAACTGCACGCAAATCACGGCGCGTGGTCGATCAGTTGATCGCATGCGGCACGTCGGTTTCGGCAAACTTGTTCGAAGCCGATGAAGGCGTCAGTCGTGCCGATTTCCTGAAGTCGATGGGAATCGTCAACAAGGAACTGCGAGAATGCCGGTTCTGGTTGGAATTTTCGGGCGAGCGAGCGTGGATCTCGATCGCGAAATTGGATGCATTGCTCGCGGAAGCCAAAGAACTAAAGTTGATCGTCGGTAGCATCTTGTCGCGTGCCCGCAAGAAATCGCCTGCGGCAAGCGTTTCCTGAAATTTGGCCCTTTGGCCCTTTGGCCATTTGGAACTTTGTACATGTCCCTCCAAAAATCCGCCAATCCCGACGAATTCATCCTTCCCGATCTCGGCGAAGGCGTGCACGAGGCCGAACTGATCAAATGGCGCGTCAAAGTCGGCGATCACGTTGCCGAGCACGACATCCTTGCCGAGATGGAGACGGACAAAGCGCTCGTCGAAGTTCCCTCGCCGCGCGAAGGCGTGATCGCTTCGCTCAACGGCAAAGAGGGCGAGATCCTGAAAGTCGGCAACATCCTCGTGACGTATCAGTCTGCAGGAGGTGGCGGTGGAGCGCCGTCCGCAAAGACGCAGGACGCACACGGCGCGGAAGCGAAAAAGGAGTGGGGGATCGAAGCGCCAAAGTCCTCGCATGGGGCCGCTCAGCGAAACGGCGCTCACGATGACGACATCGAGATCGCCGAGCGCACCGAGGATGCGGGCACGGTTGTCGGAAAAATGGGTGGCGAACTCGCCGGCATGTCTGCAGCGCCGGGCAAAGCTCTGGCGACGCCCGCGGTCCGCCGCCTCGCGCGCGACCTCGGCGTCGATATCGACAGCATCAGCGGCACCGGCATCGGTGGCCGCGTGACCGAAAAAGATGTCCGAAGCGCATCCTCCGGAAGCCCCTCCCCTGAGGGGAGGGGTTTGGGGAAGGGTTCGAGCGGCCACGGTGCGCAAGCGGCACCCGCGCGCGCTTCGCGCCCGGTCGAGGCGCCGGTTTCGCGTCCGAGCGCTCCCGCGCCTTCCCGCCCCGCGCTCGGGCGCGAAGAGGTCGCGTCCAAGTTTGCGCCGCAGCCGAGCGCACCCGCGCGTCAGCCCGTGTCGTTCGCTCAGCAGGAAGGCGATCTCCGCATCCCGTTCCGGGGCGTGCGGCGCACGATCGCGAATCGCCTCCGCCAATCCATCAATCAGGCCGTCCACTTCACCGTGATGGACGAGGCCGATGTGACAGCGCTCGAGACGCTCCGCAAGAAACTCGCCGCCGCCAGCGGCGAAAAGGTCTCTTTCCTCCCATTTGTCGCCTCCGCCGTTGCGCGCGTGCTTAACCAGTCGCAGTTCCGCGCCTTGAACGCCACCGTCGAGGAAGACGCCGCCAACCCATCCGCTGACGCCTTCATCATCCAGCACCGCTCGGTCCATCTCGGCATCGCGACCGACACCGAAACCGGTCTCATGGTCCCCGTCATCCGCGATGCGGATCGCCTCGGCGTGCTTGAAGTCAGCCGCGCCATTGCCATGACCGCCGAGATGGCGCGCAACCGCTCGATCCCGCGCGAGCAGTTGATGGGCAGCACGTTCACGATCAGCAACGTCGGCAGCCACGCCGGCCGCTTCGCGACTCCCGTGATCAACTACCCAGAAGTCGGGATTCTCGCCGTCGGCCGCGCGAAGGACGGCGTCGTCGTCAACCGCGGCATGATCGGCGTCGGCAAACTCCTGCCGCTCAGCCTCGCGTGCGATCATCGCGTTGTGGACGGCGCCACCGCCGCCCTCGCGCTCGCCGAGATCGTCAAGCTCCTGCAGGATGCGGAACAGTTGCTGGGGCCGGCGAGGGGGTAAATGTGGTTCAAAGCAATTACGGAAAAGGGAATGATCTGGAACTGGATGTTCTAGCCCTGTTAGAGGAGTACAAGTCGCGCAATCCGCAGTGGTTTGGTTTTCGACGAAAGCCAAAGATCGTTCAGCACGACGGGCAGTCGCGAGAGCCTGACTTCGAGCTAACTTTGCGGTCCCCGGGCGAGGAGCTTCTCGTTCTTCTCGAGTGCCAAGATCGCGGCCGGAACAGGCCCGATTTGAGCGACAAGCTCCACACGCTCAAAGCCATTTCAGATCGCAACATCACGATGGTAATTGTCCGTGAAACGATTAGCGATGCTCTGGCTGAGCCACTTCGCAAGCAAGGAATTCCTTGGCGGTCTCTTTCAGGACTTCGGGATTACTTGAACAACAAGGAGTTGGCGTGGAGCGCATTCCAATCGCACCAGTCCATCGCAGGGCCAAGTTCAGCCGCTGGAAAGCCTTCTGGCAACGTTGTGACGTTCAAGGGCGGGGCTGAGTCGGGTTTCATGGGAAGGCTGCGGAGGAAATAGGTCTACTTTTCCACAGTTTTTCGGGGTTTTGGCACGGCAACGCCGTGCCGAGAATCGAGCCAAGGGTGAGGCGGCGCAGCGACTGAAGAGAGCCGATTGCATCGCAACCCCATCAATTGTTCTTCCCCGCTACCCATCGTCGTCGCCGCTAACATTTAGGCGTGGACTATTCCAAGATCATTACAGTGAACCCGGCGATCCGATCCGGAAAGCCCTGCATCCGCGGCATGCGGATCGCAGTGCAGGACGTGCTCGACTATCTCGCAGGCGGAATGACGCCCGAGCAGATCGTTCAGGATTTTCCCGAACTGACGATCGAAGACATCCGCGCCAGCCTGGCTTTCGCCGCGGATCGTGAACGTCGGATCTCGGGTATTCCCGCTTGAAGCTGCTCCTTGACCAGAATCTGTCAACGCGCCTCTTGAACTCGATCGAGCCGGTGTGGCCGGGATCGAGCCATATCAGGCTGCATGATCTCGACCGGTCCGGGGATAGTGAGATTTGGGAATTCGCGCGAGAGTCCGGTTTCGCGATTGTGACGAAGGACGCCGACTTTCGGCAACTCGCTTTGGTTTGGGGTGCGCCCCCGAAGGTGATTCTTGTGTTGCTCGGCAACTGCACGACAGGAGAAGTCGCAGCTCTCCTTCTGCGCAGCAGAAACGCGATCATGGCTTTCGGTGCCGATCCGGACACTTCGGTGCTCGTTCTCACTCCGTAGCCACCGGCGGGCCCGGAGCAATTTCACAGGATTGAGATTCCATACGCACCCCCTCGGAGTGCGACCGACTTGTCGCCGGTATTCTGCTCGCATGAAACCCACCGAGGCACTCGCCGCGAACCTCGACAGCGCCTTTCTCGGCAAGGGCTGGCACGGGCCCACGTTTCTCGGCTCTCTTCGGGGCGTTTCACCTGCCGAAGCGCTCCAACAACCCAAAAACTGCGCGCACAGTCTCTGGGATCTTCTCCTTCACACGACCTATTGGAAATACACGATCCTCGTTCGCCTCGGCGTCGCCGAGCCCAACACTTTCCCGCGCTCGCCGAGCAATTGGCCCAAGACACCCGATCGAGCGCTGCCGGCGCGTGAACTCGCGCGCGTGTGGAAAGCCGATCTCAAGCTCGCGCGCGAGATGCACGCCCGACTCAAACGCGCCCTCAGCACACTCGCCGAATCGCAACTCGATCGGATTCCCCCCGGCGGCAAATCATGGACTGCGCGCCAACTCATCAGCGGCATCGCTGCTCACGATGTCTATCACGCCGGGCAGGCTCAGCTCATCAAGAAAATGATCCGCCGCTGAAGAACCTTGCGAAAGGCGGCTCCGAGAATCCGCGCGGAACTCTTCTCGCTCATCATCGCTCTCCGAGCGATGCTCCAACCCCTGCAAACCCAACTGAAACGTTCCACGGTCGTTTCACGTTCGGAAAATCGGCATTCGGCATTCGGCATTCGGCATTTGCTATTTGCCATTTGGCCCTTTGTTCTTTGGCCCTTTTCCTCCGCCCTATCTACCATCACCCCCGTGCCTCTCCACGAAACAACTCCGAGCGCGGGCCCAGACCCCATCTCGATCCGTGACGTCGCCGCAACCGCCGGCGTTTCCATCGCCACCGTCAGCCGCGTGATCAACGACTCGCCCGCCGTTGCCGCGGCAACCGCCGCGAAAGTGCGCGAGGTGATTACGCGCCTCGGCTACGTGCCCAATCCGATGGCGAAAGTCTTTTCCTCGCGCGAAAGCCACATCATCGGCCTCGCGCTGCCGCGCTTCCACGGCGAATTCATGACGTGGCTCCTGCACGGTGCCGATGAAGAAGCGACGCAGCTCGGTTACCACCTGATGATGACCACGATCGCCAAGAGCGAAGACGGGACGGCGCGCAGCCACATCGTCGGGTCCTTGCTCATCGATGCGCTCCTCGTCGTCATCACCGAACAGGACGATCCGCTCGCGGAAGATGTGCTCGCGTCCGGCGTGCCCACCGTCGTGCTCGATACCGACATGTCCAAGCAGGGGCTCGACAGCGTCATCCTCGACAACGAGCGGGGAACGCGCGAGGCCGTCGATCACTTGCTGCGCTGGGTCGAGCCCGCATCGCTCTACTTCGTCGGCGGTCCGCCCCAGAACTACGACACGCAGCAGCGAGCCAAAGGATTCACTGCGGCGCTCGAGGCGCGCGGCTGGCAGGTCACTCCAGAACAGATCGAGATGGGCGATTACTCGCTCGAGTGGGGCAAGGAATGGGCCATCCGAATGTCGCGCCGGGGCAAGCTCTCCGGTGCCGTGCTCGCGGCGAACGACAAGATCGCCTGCGGCATCATGCACGCCGCGGGAGACCTGAAAGTCTCGGTCCCCGATCAGCTCCGCGTGATCGGCTTCAACGATTCGCAGATCTCGCGACTGGTTCGCCCGAGGCTTTCAACGGTCGCGCTCCCGATGGCCGAGATGGGTGCGCTCGCCGTGCGCACATTGGTCCGCCGCATCGAGCACCCGCACGCCGAGGTGCATTGCACCAAGTTGCCCACGAAGCTGCTGATCCGGGAGAGCAGCACCGCCGTGCATTTCTGATTGTGCAGAAACCCCCTCCCGGAGGGAGGGGGCTTGGGGGTGGGCGAGCGATGTCGGAGATGGGGTGAGCGCGTCCGAGTTTCTCACTTTCGTCGCGGAGGATTGGCGTCGAACAATCCCCCGTGTGCGGCAGATACACCCATCTCTTCACCTGGGCAGAGCTCCATCGCCTGATGAGCCTCGGCAATCTCACGCCGCAGGAGCAGCAGGAAATCGAGAAGGCGCTCAAGAAGCGCTACAACGTCGCGCCGCAGCAGCAGGCGCCCGTGATCATCACCGATGGCCCGCTGCACCGGCTCGAGTTCTTTCGCTGGGGCCTCATCCCGTTCTGGTCGAAGGACGCCTCGATCGCCAATCGCACGATCAACGCGCGCTCAGAAACCATCGCGTCGAGTCCCGCGTTTCGCGAAGCGTTCAAGAAACACCGCTGCCTCGTTCCCGCGAGCGGCTTCTATGGAATGGCAGCACGTCGAGGGCTCGACGCGCAAGCAGCCTTGGTACATCCACGCGCGCCCGAAGACGGGATTCTGTTCTTCGCCGGCGTCTTCGATGAGTGGACGCCGCCGGACGCGAGCGAGCCGCTCCGCACATTCTCCATTCTACAACCGGCCAAACGAGCTCATGCGTCCGTTGCACACGCGCATGCCCGTCGTGCTGACAAAGCCGCAGCAGAGCCAGTGGCTCGATGCGGGTTCAAAACCCGACGATCTTGCTCCGCTCCTCGCGCCCAGCGACCCCTCGCTTCTCGAGGCCTATCGCGTCGGCACCAAGGTCAACTCCGTGCGTTTCGACGATCCCGAATGCATCCGTCGCGATGAGCTGCCGGTCGAGCCGCCCTCGCTCTTCGGTTGATGGCGCAGCCGAACGAAACAGACAGATCGGACTCATCCAGGAGCCTCGCGAGGGGTGAAGCCGCCCAGCTGAGGCTCTGTTGGCCGCAGGCCCCGAATATCCGCCTGCCGCTGCACGTCCTTTCGGGAAGCCGACAGACAT
The DNA window shown above is from Phycisphaeraceae bacterium and carries:
- a CDS encoding acyl-CoA dehydrogenase family protein: MADLKSMKMSDKDRKLIEDAEALLGPEPTKMGFVKNMFWGNLRTDLVFPYPIPEAKETAACDQLLARLDDYLHNEHPAIQIDQEQEIPRWVIDRLFELGVMGMTIPKEFGGLGLGITSYNRVLERIGYSCGSTAVLVSAHQSIGCKAVMLFGNDEQKKRWLPHLAKDWVSAFCLSEPNVGCDAGGQETRCEKTPDGEFYVLNGEKKWATSGAISGLFTVMAKQKIINPKTGKEEEKVSALVCHPDMPGVEIYQKNRSKCGIRGTWQARIRFHNVRVPKANLLGQEGRGLNIALTCLNYGRCTLSAGMIGGARKVRDQATKWSRTRYQFQRPLSDFELVQQKLARMAAYDYAMDSVLYMTTGMLDRHDEDIMLETAICKVFCSEMGWRVVNDGVQIMGGESYMTENEVERVFRDSRINLIVEGANEVMQSFIFAYGGKQLAESMLTVKNALGWSRDEGFGANIGRILKNSTNFKLIRAAVPLGIEIFLGIRRGLPTAPRVHESLRTQAQRLAWLIREHSHQFKRASKKYEEAIITRQCVQARLADNAMWLHGFACTLSKLDQDLRRGGDGAEFERDRAAALHFFDLAETFFYANIRELSENADDTMLKAAAAAIKHSDAMPNNEFSIPEKSPVAKGTGRALKQDGIKQFPGTPTVGGPVEGMHAGSR
- a CDS encoding DinB family protein; the protein is MKPTEALAANLDSAFLGKGWHGPTFLGSLRGVSPAEALQQPKNCAHSLWDLLLHTTYWKYTILVRLGVAEPNTFPRSPSNWPKTPDRALPARELARVWKADLKLAREMHARLKRALSTLAESQLDRIPPGGKSWTARQLISGIAAHDVYHAGQAQLIKKMIRR
- a CDS encoding four helix bundle protein, translating into MGRLRPEFLSRAKKFSHRVVDVAEALETARKSRRVVDQLIACGTSVSANLFEADEGVSRADFLKSMGIVNKELRECRFWLEFSGERAWISIAKLDALLAEAKELKLIVGSILSRARKKSPAASVS
- the pdhA gene encoding pyruvate dehydrogenase (acetyl-transferring) E1 component subunit alpha yields the protein MPRKSVYKAEIEYLQVMDEHGVIDAAQSRNTLSDEEILELFKFMQQCRQLDEIAFKLQRSGRMGTYPQNKGQEAAAIGTAYAAKKGQDFLVPCYRENAALFMHGLPMHYVLLHWMGDERGNQIPEGVQQLPLCIPIGTQMLHATGIAWAFKMRKEQKVALTYFGDGATSEGDFHEAMNFASVYQVPLVFICQNNQWAISVPRETQMRSKTVAQKALAYDMPTYQVDGNDLLGVYKIAKECIDRARGGGGPSFIEAVTYRLADHTTADDARRYRDPKEVDAWLGRDPLIRLRKYLETKDLWDETKQKAAEERNKAIVAEVVKTAEGIEKPSFDDIFDFTFAALNPELEKQKRTARTSSLGQDPSQVGLAAGEPIHS
- a CDS encoding LacI family DNA-binding transcriptional regulator, translated to MPLHETTPSAGPDPISIRDVAATAGVSIATVSRVINDSPAVAAATAAKVREVITRLGYVPNPMAKVFSSRESHIIGLALPRFHGEFMTWLLHGADEEATQLGYHLMMTTIAKSEDGTARSHIVGSLLIDALLVVITEQDDPLAEDVLASGVPTVVLDTDMSKQGLDSVILDNERGTREAVDHLLRWVEPASLYFVGGPPQNYDTQQRAKGFTAALEARGWQVTPEQIEMGDYSLEWGKEWAIRMSRRGKLSGAVLAANDKIACGIMHAAGDLKVSVPDQLRVIGFNDSQISRLVRPRLSTVALPMAEMGALAVRTLVRRIEHPHAEVHCTKLPTKLLIRESSTAVHF
- a CDS encoding alpha-ketoacid dehydrogenase subunit beta, with product MPRTDVMKQKGLTLVDAINEALEQEMHRDSRVVLLGEDVGANGGVFRVTEGLQKIFGKDRVIDTPLAESGIMGTAIGLAMAGMRPIPEIQFDGFLGPAYDQLTNHAARYRTRTRGAITIPLTVRVPVGGGIHAPELHSDSPEAIYAHTPGLKVVMPCTPVDAKGLLTSAIRDPDPVVFFEPKRVYRSFREEVPEEEYTIPIGQAKVVSEGTDLTVITWGASVFECLAAIDKLPEDVSVELIDLRTIYPIDLDTIVQSVQKTGRCVIVHEAPKTSGFGAEISSLIQEHCFLNLKAPVQRVAGFDTVMPYYKLELDYLPDSKRIAESVTQTLAY
- a CDS encoding SOS response-associated peptidase, with the translated sequence MCGRYTHLFTWAELHRLMSLGNLTPQEQQEIEKALKKRYNVAPQQQAPVIITDGPLHRLEFFRWGLIPFWSKDASIANRTINARSETIASSPAFREAFKKHRCLVPASGFYGMAARRGLDAQAALVHPRAPEDGILFFAGVFDEWTPPDASEPLRTFSILQPAKRAHASVAHAHARRADKAAAEPVARCGFKTRRSCSAPRAQRPLASRGLSRRHQGQLRAFRRSRMHPSR
- a CDS encoding 2-oxo acid dehydrogenase subunit E2, with protein sequence MSLQKSANPDEFILPDLGEGVHEAELIKWRVKVGDHVAEHDILAEMETDKALVEVPSPREGVIASLNGKEGEILKVGNILVTYQSAGGGGGAPSAKTQDAHGAEAKKEWGIEAPKSSHGAAQRNGAHDDDIEIAERTEDAGTVVGKMGGELAGMSAAPGKALATPAVRRLARDLGVDIDSISGTGIGGRVTEKDVRSASSGSPSPEGRGLGKGSSGHGAQAAPARASRPVEAPVSRPSAPAPSRPALGREEVASKFAPQPSAPARQPVSFAQQEGDLRIPFRGVRRTIANRLRQSINQAVHFTVMDEADVTALETLRKKLAAASGEKVSFLPFVASAVARVLNQSQFRALNATVEEDAANPSADAFIIQHRSVHLGIATDTETGLMVPVIRDADRLGVLEVSRAIAMTAEMARNRSIPREQLMGSTFTISNVGSHAGRFATPVINYPEVGILAVGRAKDGVVVNRGMIGVGKLLPLSLACDHRVVDGATAALALAEIVKLLQDAEQLLGPARG
- a CDS encoding DUF433 domain-containing protein, which gives rise to MDYSKIITVNPAIRSGKPCIRGMRIAVQDVLDYLAGGMTPEQIVQDFPELTIEDIRASLAFAADRERRISGIPA
- a CDS encoding DUF5615 family PIN-like protein codes for the protein MKLLLDQNLSTRLLNSIEPVWPGSSHIRLHDLDRSGDSEIWEFARESGFAIVTKDADFRQLALVWGAPPKVILVLLGNCTTGEVAALLLRSRNAIMAFGADPDTSVLVLTP